From one Plasmodium malariae genome assembly, chromosome: 12 genomic stretch:
- the PmUG01_12032800 gene encoding 60S ribosomal protein L23, putative: protein MKRGRAGTLKNKMRITLSLPVGALINCCDNSGGKNLYIIAVQGFGSCLNRLPAASLGDMVLATVKKGKPDLRKKVLNAIICRQSKAWRRHEGYYIYFEDNAGVIVNPKGEMKGSAITGPVARECAELWPKLSSAASAIV, encoded by the exons ATGAAAAGAGGGAGAGCGGGaactttaaaaaacaaaatgaggATTACCCTATCACTACCAGTTGGTGCCCTCATCAATTGCTGCGATAACAGTGGAGGAAAAAACTTATACATTATTGCTGTGCag GGATTCGGATCGTGTCTTAACCGACTACCTGCTGCTTCACTAGGAGATATGGTACTGGCTACTGTGAAGAAAGGAAAGCCtgatttaagaaaaaaagttttaaacgCAATAATTTGTCGTCAATCAAAAGCTTGGAGAAGGCATGAaggatattatatttatttcgaAGATAATGCAGGTGTTATTGTTAACCCGAAAGGTGAAATGAAAGGATCAGCAATAACTGGACCTGTGGCAAGAGAATGTGCAGAGTTATGGCCTAAATTATCCTCGGCTGCTTCAGCAAttgtgtaa
- the PmUG01_12032900 gene encoding glutamine--tRNA ligase, putative, with protein MESIEKIYIKNKLELSETFFYFYNWLKVNYNTSLIISENSSLRSTIVLELESGKRLLLNELNCCEAIFRLCCSLDEEIEDDKANGCENANESEYANGSGNINKQDKNRQKGKMNICSYSLQLEELKYFLKDYLLDNKKKKKVNEDFYNKIENTMIEKNYIFCMGGKQRYVDFLLFCIFKKNKIEKVEKKYVHVNKWFCNNNFSVKEEDMNSFTNTNFIQQIIEEDLKKKKHTYIITRFPPEPNGYLHLGHAKSICLNFGLSEKYGGRTHLRFDDTNPITEEIRYIESIKEDVKWIGYDWKEHLYFASDYFDQLYEWAVQLIKQGDAYVDDQSIEEIRKNRGNLKVSGIDSPYRNRSVEENINLFEKMKKGIYKEGEKVLRAKIDMSSGNINLRDPILYRIMHKVHPKTKDKWVIYPMYDFAHGQSDSLEKITHSICTLEFETHRPLYEWFQQKLNIFKTRQIEFARLNVTYMVMSKRKLLTLVNEKWVNGWDDPRMPTISGMRRRGYSPEAIKDFCSKVGVAKRENMIPFELLEFCVREDMNKKAIRLFAILKPLKVFITNFDEHLDKTSDLYELTALNHPKNESMGRRKLKFEKEIFIDQDDFQEIPSEGFYRLAPNRTVRLRYAFCITCNQVIKDPHTNQVVELHCTYDPHSKSSNNNISNVSGGNNGCHMNSSENSKKVKSTIHWISKSNSHPSEFRMYDKLFTKPNPESTDENYDIEKCMNNFSVDLNGPLESGTQLGTHKMNDKKCRVNCVNSNNCVNSNNGVNSNNNINIINYSSGFPPYEDYEFDNVDTSNFTNSNEKEEINYTTDIGWRKYINKHSVIVHKGLVEKYSNNCQIEQPIQFERIGFFTKDIDSTKECPVFNLTVALVDNTDLKKKKEDILRKEMDKLKREQIAKERKMKREEKKIREQKKKLEQKE; from the coding sequence ATGGAAAGCATCGAGAAGATATACATTAAGAACAAATTGGAATTGAGTGAaacatttttctatttctacaATTGGCTAAAAGTTAATTATAACACATCGTTAATAATAAGTGAGAACAGCAGTTTAAGGAGTACTATAGTGTTGGAGCTAGAGAGTGGTAAGCGACTGCTGTTAAATGAGTTAAATTGCTGTGAAGCAATATTTCGATTATGCTGCTCCCTGGATGAGGAGATTGAGGATGATAAAGCTAATGGGTGTGAAAACGCAAATGAAAGTGAATATGCGAATGGAAGTGGAAACATTAATAAGCAAGATAAGAATAggcaaaaaggaaaaatgaacATTTGTAGTTACTCTTTGCAGTTGGAAgagttaaaatattttttaaaagattacctattagataataaaaaaaaaaagaaagtgaATGAAGACTTTTATAATAAGATAGAAAACACAAtgattgaaaaaaattatattttttgcatgGGTGGAAAACAGAGATATGTcgattttttacttttttgtatttttaaaaagaataaaatagagaaagtggaaaaaaaatatgtacatgttaaTAAATGGTTTTGTAATAACAATTTTTCTGTGAAGGAAGAGGATATGAATTCATTTACAAACACCAATTTTATTCAACAAATAATTGAagaagatttaaaaaaaaagaagcatacgtatataataaCAAGATTTCCTCCTGAACCAAATGGCTACCTACATTTAGGTCATGCAAAAAGTATATGCTTAAATTTTGGTTTATCCGAAAAGTATGGAGGAAGAACACATCTACGATTTGATGATACTAATCCAATAACAGAAGAAATAAGATATATAGAATCTATAAAGGAAGATGTGAAATGGATTGGTTATGATTGGAAggaacatttatattttgcttctGACTATTTTGATCAGTTATATGAATGGGCTGTTCAGTTAATAAAACAAGGGGATGCATATGTAGATGATCAATCCATTgaagaaataagaaaaaatagaggAAATTTAAAAGTGTCTGGAATTGATTCCCCATATAGAAATAGATCGGttgaagaaaatataaaccttttcgaaaaaatgaaaaaaggtaTCTATAAAGAAGGGGAAAAAGTATTAAGAGCAAAAATTGATATGTCCTCAGGTAATATTAACTTAAGAGATCCAATACTTTATAGAATTATGCATAAAGTACATCCAAAAACTAAGGATAAATGGGTTATATATCCTATGTATGATTTTGCTCATGGGCAGTCTGATTCGTTAGAAAAAATTACCCATTCTATATGTACCTTAGAATTTGAAACACATAGACCTTTGTATGAATGGTTTCAACAAaaactaaatatttttaaaacaagaCAAATCGAATTTGCTCGATTAAATGTAACCTATATGGTAATgagtaaaagaaaattattaactttagtaaatgaaaaatgggTTAATGGATGGGATGATCCTCGTATGCCAACTATATCAGGTATGAGGAGAAGAGGTTATAGTCCAGAAGCTATTAAAGATTTCTGTAGTAAGGTAGGAGTAgcgaaaagagaaaatatgaTACCTTTTGAATTATTAGAATTTTGTGTAAGAGAggatatgaataaaaaagcTATACGTTTATTTGCTATTTTAAAACCTTTAAAAGTTTTCATTACAAATTTTGATGAACATCTTGACAAAACAAGTGACTTGTACGAATTGACTGCATTGAATCATCCCAAAAATGAAAGTATGGGtagaagaaaattaaaatttgaaaaagaaatttttattgatCAAGATGATTTTCAAGAAATTCCTTCAGAAGGCTTTTACAGATTAGCCCCTAACAGGACCGTTAGATTGAGGTATGCCTTTTGCATTACTTGTAACCAGGTAATTAAAGATCCGCATACTAACCAAGTTGTGGAACTGCACTGCACGTATGATCCACACAGTAAGAGCAGTAACAACAATATCAGTAACGTAAGTGGTGGTAACAATGGCTGTCACATGAACAGTTCAGAAAATTCGAAAAAAGTGAAATCCACCATCCACTGGATATCAAAAAGCAATTCACACCCATCGGAATTTAGGATGTACGacaaattatttacaaaacCTAATCCCGAGTCAACCgatgaaaattatgatattgAAAAGTGTATGAATAACTTTAGTGTTGATTTGAATGGTCCACTTGAGTCTGGCACGCAGTTAGGGACTCACAAAATGAATGATAAGAAATGTAGAGTTAATTGCGTTAATAGCAATAACTGCGTTAATAGCAATAACGGCGttaatagcaataataacaTTAACATCATCAATTACAGTAGTGGTTTTCCCCCCTATGAAGATTACGAGTTTGATAATGTGGATACCAGTAATTTCACTAACTCGAATGAGAAAGAAGAAATTAACTACACTACTGATATTGGATGGAGgaaatatatcaataaacATTCTGTAATTGTACATAAGGGACTGGTTGAAAAATATTCCAATAATTGTCAAATTGAACAACCTATACAATTTGAAAGGATTGgattttttacaaaagacATTGATTCGACGAAGGAGTGCCCAGTTTTTAACTTAACAGTTGCCTTAGTTGATAACactgatttaaaaaaaaaaaaagaagacatTTTAAGAAAGGAAATGGATAAACTTAAGAGGGAACAGATTGCTAAAGAGCGGAAGATGAAAagggaggaaaaaaaaattagggaacagaaaaaaaaattagagcAGAAGGAGTAA
- the PmUG01_12033000 gene encoding protein tyrosine phosphatase-like protein, putative, with translation MSLKNKFLLIYNVVCCALWIIIFFVTLQYVFNKEKYSIKTFWPTYKNLITITQSLAIFEILFTITGLIKSVVSLVTTQVCSRLFVVYLIFNYLPGNNKWKFPCLIAWAIIDAIRYLFYSLNLLNVHPHILISLRNKLPLILYPIGITSEIVCTISSLKNIHSTPYLRSFPYSMPNNLNFQIDIYYFCIFVLILYIPGSVLLYIAAMKKSKKHIKSTEKKLD, from the exons atgagTCTAAAGAACAagtttttgttaatttataatgtTGTTTGTTGTGCACTATGGATAATCATTTTCTTTGTTACGTTACAGtatgtttttaataaagaaaaatatagtataaaGACATTTTGGCccacatataaaaatttaataacaataacacaGTCACTAgcaatttttgaaattttatttacaataaCTG GCCTCATAAAATCAGTTGTAAGCTTAGTAACTACTCAAGTATGTAGTCGTCTGTTTGtcgtttatttaatttttaattatttgccAGGCAATAATAAATGGAAATTCCCATGCTTAATTGCATGGGCCATTATAGACGCAATtcgttatttattttattcccTTAACTTACTAAACGTGCATcctcatattttaatatcacTGCGAAATAAAC tACCCCTAATATTGTACCCCATAGGAATAACTTCAGAAATTGTCTGCACCATATCGAGTCTAAAAAACATTCATTCAACTCCTTATTTAAGATCTTTCCCATATTCTATGccgaataatttaaattttcaaattgatatatattatttttgtatttttgttttaatccTTTACATTCCTGGAAGTGTTCTGCTTTACATAGCAGCTAtgaa GAAAAgcaaaaaacatataaaaagtacGGAAAAAAAGTTGGACTGA
- the PmUG01_12033100 gene encoding conserved Plasmodium protein, unknown function: protein MTLVKSEHSSKQSREKATESGITTFSNFAELRKSITLKEQEINDRRSSLKIHRDSDNDLTHNHYKKSEHNRENTSVHNRENGSVHNRENGSVHNRENGSVHNSENTNEHNKFVYRSFDKFYKCKNYCEEYKTKVKNETLQSMSECTSKNESDPGGKYKDISISNKATISTIVSNENTISSSKSSTIPTAENEKSSDKYCYIKFKKERQGTVKQLKEYFQKIQDEKLQKRNNNLFYKNNQKFNNTIREKNCANFFKSKDTTLEKIDNYKKEFICEYIKYENELMINNGYNNCECELGVQTTHDKYVEDGALITTDEGKEKQKGISSISRVSDMREVSRHNELTGTGQINQLSAKIENMKTEEKELLHSLISEMKKSLCNDEDEGHISNSVEQLEDSERRRYMITRILDILKIYDGKMPSEEGMPKCSHACAHFFQLEQNKMGKKGKEGEMVEMVEKDQMNEKDAKNESCIIPKDFESLQQGHIIEQMKEEKNEIDKVISTQNKEVSACNAPLNKLKESSAYHAKIKTTSEHCDTISSNERDSEIAMNNCSYINTNIKNYENVVEKHSEGKNTCKGNAETNISIKNHTETANCHNINNTYQNKKRFSKKIAKDNRIKKDSVNNASKFEWFYSTLDDIHKGKIRVNGVKDDLMEYLKDDLTDNINGGGKEYSSEDSENNDLFLWLENRDVQNVLKGEKKIVDEGVP from the coding sequence atgactCTGGTAAAATCAGAGCACAGTAGCAAACAAAGCAGAGAAAAGGCAACAGAAAGTGGTATAACCACCTTCAGCAATTTTGCAGAATTGAGGAAAAGTATTACATTAAAGGAACAAGAAATTAATGATAGAAGAAGTAGTTTAAAAATTCATCGCGATAGTGATAATGACCTGACCCATAACCATTACAAGAAAAGCGAACACAACAGAGAAAATACTAGTGTACACAACAGAGAAAATGGTAGTGTACACAACAGAGAAAATGGTAGTGTACACAACAGAGAAAATGGTAGTGTACACAACAGCGAAAATACCAATGAACACAACAAATTTGTCTACAGATCGTTTgacaaattttataaatgtaaaaattattgtgAAGAATACAAAACCAAGGTAAAGAATGAAACTCTGCAATCAATGAGTGAGTGCACCAGTAAAAACGAGAGTGACCCAGGtggaaaatataaagatatttctatttctaaTAAAGCTACTATCAGTACGATAGTAAGTAATGAAAACACTATTAGCAGCAGTAAAAGCAGTACAATACCCACTGcggaaaatgaaaaaagtagTGATAAATACTGCTACATAAAATTCAAGAAAGAAAGACAAGGTACGGTTAAACAACTAAAGGAATATTTCCAAAAAATCCAAGatgaaaaattacaaaaacgaaataataatttattttataaaaataatcaaaagTTCAATAACACCATTAGAGAAAAGAACTGTgccaatttttttaaaagcaaAGACACTactttagaaaaaatagacAACTACAAAAAAGAGTTTATTTGtgaatatatcaaatatgaaaatgaattaatgataaataatGGATATAATAATTGTGAGTGTGAGCTTGGTGTGCAAACAACACATGACAAATACGTGGAAGATGGAGCCCTTATTACTACTGATGAGGGGAAAGAGAAACAAAAAGGTATTAGCAGTATTAGCCGCGTTAGTGATATGCGTGAGGTAAGCCGACACAACGAACTTACCGGGACCGGACAAATAAACCAACTAAGTGCAAAAATTGAAAACATGAAAACAGAAGAGAAAGAATTGTTACACAGCTTAATCAgtgaaatgaaaaagagtCTTTGTAATGATGAAGACGAAGGGCACATTTCTAATTCAGTAGAACAATTAGAAGATTCTGAAAGGAGGAGATATATGATTACAAGGATACTTGACATACTAAAAATATACGATGGGAAAATGCCATCAGAAGAAGGGATGCCAAAGTGTTCACATGCGTGTgcacatttttttcaattagaacaaaacaaaatggggaaaaagggaaaagagGGCGAAATGGTTGAAATGGTTGAAAAAGACCAAATGAACGAAAAAGACGCAAAAAATGAAAGCTGCATAATTCCTAAGGATTTCGAATCATTACAACAAGGGCATATCATCGAACAAAtgaaggaagaaaaaaacgaaatagaCAAAGTCATAAGCacacaaaataaagaagtaaGTGCATGTAATGCTCCTCTAAATAAGTTAAAAGAAAGCAGCGCTTACCACGCCAAAATTAAGACTACTAGTGAACATTGTGATACAATAAGTAGTAATGAAAGGGACAGTGAAATAGCAATGAACAACTGTAGCTACATAAATACGAACATAAAAAACTATGAAAACGTTGTAGAGAAACATTCAGAGGGGAAGAACACATGTAAAGGTAATGCAGAAACTAATATTAGTATAAAAAATCATACAGAAACAGCTAACTGtcacaatattaataatacatatcaaaataaaaagagatttagtaaaaaaattgctaaagataatagaataaaaaaggacAGTGTAAATAACGCCAGTAAATTTGAATGGTTCTACTCTACCTTGGACGATATacataaaggaaaaataagaGTAAATGGAGTAAAGGACGATTTGATGGAATATTTGAAGGATGACTTGACGGATAACATAAACGGTGGGGGAAAAGAATATTCAAGTGAAGATAGCGAAAACAATGATTTATTTCTCTGGTTAGAAAATAGAGATGTTCAAAATGTTCtaaagggggaaaaaaaaattgttgaCGAAGGAGTACCATAA